A genomic region of Melanotaenia boesemani isolate fMelBoe1 chromosome 21, fMelBoe1.pri, whole genome shotgun sequence contains the following coding sequences:
- the LOC121632176 gene encoding cytochrome c oxidase subunit 6B1, giving the protein MAEDIQTKLENYRTAPFDARFPNQNQTRNCWTNYVDYHRCQKALDAKGVDTAPCEWYKRVYKSLCPVSWIQKWDDQREEGTFPGKI; this is encoded by the exons ATGGCTGAGGATATTCAGACCAAACTCGAGAATTACCGCACTGCCCCCTTTGACGCCAGATTCCctaaccagaaccagaccagaaacTGCTGGACCAACTATGTAG ACTACCACCGCTGCCAGAAAGCTCTGGACGCCAAAGGAGTAGACACTGCCCCGTGTGAATGGTACAAGAGGGTCTATAAGTCTCTCTGCCCTGTATCCTGG atcCAGAAATGGGATGACCAGAGAGAAGAAGGGACCTTTCCTGGAAAAATCTAA